CTGGTTGTCGCTCTCGGAGACCGTCCGTCGGCGCTCGTGTTCGATGGTCTCGCCGACCTCGAACTCCTCGTAGTACAGTCCCGTCATGGGTTCGACCTCCACGAGATCGTACAAAAACGCGTCGGGATCTCGAGACGTCGACTGCAGGTGCCATACCGAGAACGCGGGACGTCGGGATCGAATCGAAGCGGGCGCTCGACCGTTCGTAGTTGCAAGTATTGCTCGAATTAGCCCGAAGTGACAAGGGTTATTGTTCGACGCACCGATCAGTCGGATCGAGCCTGCACTGCGATCCGGGTCGACGGCTCGTCGATCCGTCGCGGTACAGCAACCGTCTCACAATGACAACAGCCGAACCCACAGCGGAATCCGAACCGGAAAGCGCCGTCGAAACCGCCCGCCGTCAGCTCGAGCGCGCGGCCGCTCACCTCGAGGTCGACGACGGCGTCGTCGAGCGGCTTCGCTATCCGAAGGACGTCTACCGGGTGACGATTCCGCTCGAGCGCGACGACGGCACTACCGAGATGTTTACCGGTTACCGCGCCCACCACGACAGCGTTCGGGGGCCGTTCAAGGGCGGACTGCGCTACCACCCGGGCGTCACCGAAGACGAGTGCGTCGGGCTCTCGATGTGGATGACCTGGAAGTGTGCCGTGATGGATCTCCCCTTCGGCGGTGCGAAAGGCGGCGTCGTCGTCGATCCCAAGGAGCTGAGCCGGGGCGAGAAGGAACGGCTCACGCGACGGTTCGCCGAGGAGCTCCGCCCCGTGATCGGGCCGATGAAGGATATCCCCGCCCCCGACATGGGGACCGATCCACAGACGATGGCGTGGTTCATGGACTCCTACTCGATGCAGGTCGGTGAGACGACGCCGGGCGTCGTCACGGGGAAACCGCCCGTCATCGGCGGCTCCAAGGGCCGCGAGAAGGCACCTGGACGCAGCGTCGGGATCATCACCCGGGAGGCGATCGACTACTACGACTGGGAGCTCGAGGACACGACGGTCGCGGTCCAGGGGTTCGGTAGCGTCGGCGCCAACGCGGCCCGCTACCTCGACGAGCGCGGAGCGACGATCGTCGCGGTTTCGGACGTCGACGGCGCAATCTACGACCCCGACGGGTTCGA
This genomic window from Natronococcus occultus SP4 contains:
- the gdhB gene encoding glutamate dehydrogenase GdhB, translating into MTTAEPTAESEPESAVETARRQLERAAAHLEVDDGVVERLRYPKDVYRVTIPLERDDGTTEMFTGYRAHHDSVRGPFKGGLRYHPGVTEDECVGLSMWMTWKCAVMDLPFGGAKGGVVVDPKELSRGEKERLTRRFAEELRPVIGPMKDIPAPDMGTDPQTMAWFMDSYSMQVGETTPGVVTGKPPVIGGSKGREKAPGRSVGIITREAIDYYDWELEDTTVAVQGFGSVGANAARYLDERGATIVAVSDVDGAIYDPDGFDTNDVEDHDKTPGMVSTYDAPETLSNAELLELDVDVLIPAAVGNVLTAENARNVQADMIVEGANGPTTSAADQVFEDQGVHVIPDILANAGGVTVSYFEWLQDINRRAWSLERVHEELETEMLRGWNAVREEYDTRDVTWRDATYLVALSRIAEAHNARGLWP